A genome region from Mycolicibacterium litorale includes the following:
- the crcB gene encoding fluoride efflux transporter CrcB, whose protein sequence is MIVWAGVMILGGAGAVCRFLVDRAVTSAVGRPFPLGTLVVNVSGALVLGILAGLALSPDVALLLGVGFVGSYTTFSTWMLETQRLAEERRGWPAAANIVVSVVLGVAAAGLGLWWGNRL, encoded by the coding sequence ATGATCGTGTGGGCGGGGGTGATGATCCTCGGCGGGGCGGGTGCGGTGTGCCGGTTCCTCGTCGACCGAGCCGTGACGTCGGCGGTCGGACGCCCGTTTCCGCTGGGCACGCTGGTCGTCAACGTCAGCGGGGCCCTCGTGCTCGGCATCCTCGCTGGGCTCGCGTTGAGTCCGGACGTCGCCCTGCTGCTGGGCGTGGGATTCGTCGGGTCCTACACCACCTTCTCCACCTGGATGCTGGAAACGCAGCGGCTGGCCGAGGAACGCCGAGGCTGGCCGGCCGCGGCGAACATCGTCGTCAGCGTCGTACTCGGCGTCGCGGCCGCCGGGCTGGGCCTGTGGTGGGGAAACCGGCTGTGA
- a CDS encoding DUF305 domain-containing protein, which yields MQHKRYGVGVAVLAASTLLVGACSNSGTDSEPAASPTTAASSASPGPASSDATHNDADVMFTQGMIPHHQQAIEMSDMLLGKQGIDPEVISLANEIKNAQGPEIEQMQGWLEQWGVSDTPTPSGTGMPGHQMPGGGDMGDMPGHQMPGDGGMGDMPGMGEGGHGMMSETDMAALQNAQGAEASRLFLTQMIEHHKGAITMARQEIDNGQFPAAVDMARNIVSSQQAEIDRMQAMLDK from the coding sequence ATGCAGCACAAGCGATATGGCGTTGGCGTTGCGGTATTGGCGGCGTCGACCCTGTTGGTCGGTGCGTGTTCGAACAGCGGGACCGATTCCGAGCCCGCTGCCAGCCCCACTACCGCGGCATCGTCCGCGTCGCCTGGTCCTGCCAGCAGCGACGCCACCCATAACGACGCCGATGTGATGTTCACCCAAGGCATGATCCCGCATCACCAGCAGGCGATCGAGATGAGCGACATGCTGCTTGGCAAGCAAGGCATCGACCCCGAGGTCATTTCGCTCGCCAATGAGATCAAGAATGCGCAGGGTCCTGAGATCGAGCAGATGCAGGGATGGCTTGAGCAGTGGGGAGTGTCGGACACGCCCACGCCCAGCGGAACCGGCATGCCGGGACATCAGATGCCCGGTGGTGGCGACATGGGCGATATGCCCGGACATCAAATGCCCGGCGATGGCGGCATGGGCGATATGCCTGGTATGGGCGAGGGTGGCCACGGCATGATGTCGGAGACCGATATGGCGGCCCTTCAGAACGCGCAGGGCGCCGAGGCCAGCCGGCTCTTTCTGACACAGATGATCGAGCATCACAAGGGTGCAATCACGATGGCCCGGCAGGAGATTGACAACGGTCAATTCCCGGCGGCGGTCGACATGGCGCGAAATATCGTGTCATCTCAGCAGGCCGAGATCGACAGGATGCAGGCGATGCTGGATAAGTAG
- the pgm gene encoding phosphoglucomutase (alpha-D-glucose-1,6-bisphosphate-dependent) gives MAANPRAGQPAQPEDLIDVASVVTAYYAVEPDPDDVAQQVAFGTSGHRGSSLDAAFNEAHILATTQAIVEYRAAQGTTGPLFIGRDTHALSEPAWTSALEVLAANDVVAMIDSADRYTPTPAVSHAILSFNRGRDADLADGIVVTPSHNPPRDGGFKYNPPNGGPADTDATGAIAKRANEILRGGLREVKRVPLARARQTAQRHDYLNAYVEDLPNVVDVHAIRAEGIRIGADPLGGASVDYWGAIAERHGLNLTVVNPLVDATWRFMTLDGDGKIRMDCSSPNAMAGLIRKLNGASGDYQIATGNDADSDRHGIVTPDGGLMNPNHYLAVAIDYLFTHRPDWPSATAVGKTAVSSSIIDRVVGGLGRTLVEVPVGFKWFVDGLIGGTIGFGGEESAGASFLRTDGTVWTTDKDGIILALLASEILAVTGSTPSQRYAELAEQYGAPTYARIDAPADREQKARLAKLSPEQVTATELAGEPITAKLTAAPGNDAPLGGLKVTTENAWFAARPSGTEDVYKIYAESFKGPDHLAEVQDAALEVVAAVIS, from the coding sequence ATGGCGGCCAACCCCCGCGCCGGTCAGCCGGCGCAACCCGAAGACCTCATCGACGTCGCTTCGGTCGTGACGGCGTACTACGCCGTCGAACCCGACCCGGACGACGTCGCCCAGCAGGTCGCGTTCGGCACGTCCGGACACCGCGGCTCGAGCCTGGACGCCGCGTTCAACGAGGCGCACATCCTGGCCACCACGCAAGCGATCGTCGAATACCGCGCCGCCCAGGGTACGACCGGTCCGCTGTTCATCGGCCGCGACACCCACGCGCTGTCCGAGCCCGCGTGGACCTCGGCGCTCGAGGTGCTGGCCGCCAACGACGTTGTGGCGATGATCGATTCGGCCGACCGCTACACGCCCACCCCCGCGGTGAGCCACGCCATCCTGAGTTTCAACCGTGGCCGTGACGCCGACCTCGCCGACGGCATCGTCGTCACGCCGTCGCACAACCCGCCGCGCGACGGGGGCTTCAAATACAACCCGCCCAACGGCGGCCCGGCGGACACCGACGCCACCGGCGCGATCGCCAAACGGGCGAACGAGATCCTGCGCGGTGGGTTACGTGAGGTCAAGCGGGTGCCGCTGGCCCGGGCGCGCCAGACCGCCCAGCGCCACGACTACCTCAACGCCTACGTCGAAGATCTGCCGAACGTCGTCGACGTCCACGCGATCCGCGCCGAGGGCATCCGCATCGGCGCCGATCCGCTCGGCGGTGCCAGCGTCGATTACTGGGGCGCCATCGCCGAACGTCACGGCCTCAACCTCACCGTGGTCAACCCCCTGGTGGACGCGACGTGGCGGTTCATGACCCTCGACGGCGACGGCAAGATCCGCATGGACTGCAGCTCGCCCAACGCGATGGCTGGGTTGATCCGGAAGCTGAACGGCGCAAGCGGCGACTACCAGATCGCCACCGGCAACGACGCCGACTCCGACCGCCACGGCATCGTCACGCCCGACGGCGGTCTGATGAATCCGAACCACTACCTCGCGGTGGCGATCGACTATCTGTTCACCCACCGGCCCGACTGGCCTTCGGCCACCGCGGTGGGCAAGACCGCGGTGAGTTCGTCGATCATCGACCGGGTGGTGGGCGGCCTCGGCCGCACCCTCGTGGAGGTGCCCGTCGGGTTCAAGTGGTTCGTCGACGGACTCATCGGCGGGACAATCGGATTCGGCGGCGAGGAGAGTGCCGGGGCGTCGTTCCTGCGCACCGACGGCACTGTGTGGACGACCGACAAAGACGGGATCATCCTCGCGCTGCTGGCCTCGGAGATCCTCGCGGTGACCGGGTCGACGCCGTCGCAGCGCTACGCCGAACTCGCCGAGCAGTACGGCGCCCCGACCTACGCCCGCATCGATGCGCCGGCCGACCGCGAGCAGAAGGCGCGGCTGGCGAAGCTCTCACCCGAGCAGGTCACCGCCACCGAACTCGCCGGTGAGCCCATCACCGCGAAGCTGACCGCGGCACCGGGCAACGACGCGCCGCTGGGGGGACTGAAGGTCACCACCGAGAACGCGTGGTTCGCCGCACGCCCGTCGGGCACCGAGGACGTGTACAAGATCTACGCCGAATCCTTCAAGGGACCCGACCATCTGGCCGAGGTGCAGGACGCCGCTCTCGAAGTGGTGGCGGCGGTCATTTCATGA
- a CDS encoding MFS transporter: MSSRTEDDCPQKTKQRLPREVWVLVAANVVVALGYGVVAPVLPQYARYFGVSISAATFVITAFAVMRLVGAPPAGLLVQRLGERRVYISGLIIVALSTAACAFAETYWQLLLFRSLGGIGSAMFTVSSLGLMIRISPADARGRVAGLFSSGFMIGSVGGPILGSLTAGFGLSAPFLIYGAALLVAATVVFVSLRNSTVVGRPEEEPEAPVPFRTVFRHRAYRAALFSNFATGWASFGLRIALVPLFVVEVLGRGPGAAGLALTAFAVGNISVVIPSGYLSDRLGRRKLLIAGLTLAAVSTALVGFTTSLPVFLAAAYVAGAATGIFVSPQQAAVADVVGNKSRGGTAVATFQMMADFGSIGGSLLVGLIAQYTSFGWAFLVSGIILGVAAVGWVFAPETRPRPSTEHTEARPLGPEAGGEVP, encoded by the coding sequence GTGAGTTCACGGACGGAGGATGACTGTCCGCAGAAGACGAAGCAGCGGCTGCCGCGCGAAGTCTGGGTACTGGTGGCCGCCAACGTCGTCGTCGCGCTGGGCTACGGCGTGGTCGCCCCGGTGCTGCCGCAGTACGCGCGGTACTTCGGGGTCAGCATCAGCGCCGCGACATTCGTCATCACCGCCTTCGCGGTCATGCGTCTGGTGGGTGCGCCGCCGGCGGGTCTGCTCGTGCAGCGATTGGGGGAGCGGCGCGTCTACATCAGCGGGCTGATCATCGTCGCGTTGTCGACCGCGGCGTGCGCGTTCGCTGAGACCTACTGGCAGCTGTTGCTCTTCCGTTCGCTGGGCGGGATCGGCTCGGCGATGTTCACGGTGTCGTCGCTGGGTCTGATGATCCGGATATCGCCGGCCGACGCGCGTGGCCGCGTCGCCGGGCTGTTCTCGTCCGGGTTCATGATCGGCTCGGTGGGCGGGCCCATCCTGGGCAGCCTCACCGCGGGATTCGGTCTGTCGGCGCCGTTCCTGATCTACGGTGCCGCGCTACTCGTCGCCGCGACCGTGGTGTTCGTCAGCCTGCGCAACTCGACGGTCGTCGGCCGGCCCGAGGAGGAGCCGGAAGCGCCCGTACCGTTCCGCACGGTGTTCCGGCACCGGGCCTACCGGGCGGCGCTGTTCTCCAACTTCGCGACGGGATGGGCGTCGTTCGGGCTGCGCATCGCGCTGGTTCCGCTGTTCGTCGTGGAGGTGCTGGGCCGGGGGCCGGGCGCGGCCGGTCTGGCGCTCACCGCGTTCGCTGTCGGCAACATCTCGGTCGTCATCCCGAGCGGGTATTTGTCGGACCGCCTCGGGCGCCGCAAGCTGCTGATCGCCGGGCTCACGCTGGCGGCGGTGTCGACGGCGCTGGTGGGTTTCACGACCTCGCTGCCGGTGTTCCTCGCGGCGGCCTACGTCGCCGGGGCCGCGACCGGGATCTTCGTCTCGCCGCAGCAGGCGGCCGTCGCCGACGTGGTGGGCAACAAGTCGCGGGGTGGGACGGCGGTCGCGACGTTCCAAATGATGGCGGACTTCGGATCGATCGGCGGCTCGCTGCTGGTGGGTCTCATCGCGCAGTACACGTCGTTCGGGTGGGCGTTCCTGGTCAGCGGCATCATCTTGGGTGTGGCGGCGGTGGGGTGGGTGTTCGCGCCCGAGACTCGACCGCGCCCGTCCACCGAGCACACCGAAGCCCGCCCACTCGGTCCCGAGGCCGGAGGGGAAGTGCCGTGA
- a CDS encoding sigma-70 family RNA polymerase sigma factor → MGVGTATDELMTSAGDLAARFTHDVLPLVDTLYRAASRYTTTAADAEDLVQETLTKAYAGFHSYTDGTNLRAWLLRIMTNVWISSYRAAQRRPDEVGAEVTDAQLAAVAAHTSTGLLSAELAALEAMGDDEVRAALADLHVGQRLVVYYADVQGLRYREIAAVLDIPLGTVMSRLHRGRSQLRRLLTDVAIARGYLPAISAAAAPDEFSTGLARCHGPADRTPWPRRAAG, encoded by the coding sequence ATGGGTGTGGGCACGGCGACCGATGAACTGATGACGAGCGCAGGCGACCTCGCGGCGCGCTTCACCCACGACGTGCTCCCGCTGGTTGACACGCTCTACCGCGCCGCCAGCCGTTACACCACCACCGCGGCCGACGCCGAGGACCTGGTCCAGGAGACGCTGACCAAGGCGTATGCCGGGTTCCACTCCTACACCGACGGCACCAACCTGCGGGCGTGGTTGCTGCGCATCATGACCAACGTCTGGATCTCCTCCTACCGCGCCGCCCAGCGCCGCCCGGACGAGGTCGGCGCCGAGGTCACCGACGCCCAACTGGCCGCGGTGGCCGCCCACACCTCCACCGGGCTGCTGTCGGCGGAACTCGCCGCGCTGGAGGCGATGGGCGACGACGAGGTGCGCGCGGCGCTGGCGGATCTGCACGTCGGCCAGCGGCTGGTGGTCTACTACGCCGACGTGCAAGGGCTGCGCTACAGGGAGATTGCGGCGGTCCTCGACATCCCCCTGGGCACGGTGATGTCACGGCTACACCGTGGGCGGAGCCAGTTGCGCCGACTGCTCACCGACGTCGCGATTGCGCGGGGTTACCTCCCCGCGATCAGTGCCGCTGCAGCGCCGGATGAATTCAGTACTGGCCTCGCGCGATGTCATGGGCCGGCAGATCGAACGCCATGGCCTAGACGAGCGGCTGGATGA
- a CDS encoding sensor histidine kinase, producing MTHPPTPTSPQRRWWRRPGIGLRLLGAQAIVLAAGTATTAVVAAIVGPPLFREHLHRAGVPMDSLEEVHAEEAYGYATVISIGGALAVSGVAALAVSFYLSRRLQRSITEIASAATDVAQGNYDIRVSPPRLGDDFDALATAFNQMASRLEAVDSTRQRLFGDLAHEIRTPVAVLEAYIEALEDGVRTLTPQTAAMLRDQTRRLVRFSDDVAALAKAEESSVSMSHAHVDVERLTRQCVAAVEERYDNKGVALHVRIQEGLPQLWADEQRLSQVLGNLLENALRHTPSGGCVEVSCVHDGDRLRIAVADTGDGIAAEHVSRVFERFYRSDVARDREHGGAGLGLAIAKALVEAHGGSITVASLGPNAGATFTVDLPITRPRNQTSPVSQQGYAPSQTNR from the coding sequence ATGACTCACCCGCCGACGCCAACGTCCCCCCAACGTCGATGGTGGCGCCGCCCCGGCATCGGCCTGCGCCTGCTGGGTGCCCAAGCCATTGTGCTTGCAGCCGGGACCGCGACAACCGCCGTCGTGGCCGCCATCGTCGGCCCTCCCCTGTTCCGCGAACATCTCCACCGCGCCGGAGTCCCGATGGACTCACTGGAGGAAGTCCACGCCGAAGAGGCCTATGGCTACGCGACGGTGATTTCCATCGGCGGCGCCCTCGCTGTATCCGGAGTCGCCGCACTGGCCGTCAGCTTCTACCTCAGTCGCCGACTGCAACGCTCCATCACCGAAATCGCTTCCGCCGCCACCGATGTCGCCCAGGGCAACTACGACATCCGCGTCTCACCGCCACGCCTCGGCGACGACTTCGATGCACTGGCCACCGCCTTCAACCAGATGGCCTCCCGGCTCGAAGCCGTCGATTCGACCCGACAACGGCTCTTCGGAGATCTAGCCCACGAGATACGCACACCCGTGGCGGTGCTAGAGGCCTACATCGAGGCACTCGAAGACGGTGTGCGGACTCTGACGCCGCAGACAGCGGCGATGCTGCGCGACCAAACCCGCCGACTCGTACGGTTTTCCGATGACGTGGCCGCTCTGGCTAAGGCGGAGGAAAGTTCCGTCTCCATGTCCCACGCCCACGTTGACGTCGAGCGCTTGACGCGCCAGTGCGTCGCCGCCGTAGAAGAACGCTACGACAACAAGGGAGTCGCACTCCACGTTCGCATCCAGGAGGGATTACCCCAGTTGTGGGCCGACGAACAGCGACTGTCCCAAGTCCTGGGCAATCTGCTCGAAAACGCATTGCGACACACGCCATCCGGCGGGTGTGTCGAAGTGAGTTGCGTTCACGACGGCGACCGACTGAGGATCGCCGTCGCCGACACCGGCGACGGCATCGCCGCAGAGCATGTCAGCCGAGTGTTCGAACGATTCTACCGCTCAGATGTCGCCCGGGATCGCGAGCACGGCGGCGCCGGATTAGGCCTCGCGATCGCCAAGGCCCTGGTCGAGGCTCACGGCGGATCGATCACCGTAGCGAGCCTCGGACCCAATGCCGGCGCAACCTTCACCGTGGACCTGCCGATCACCCGACCGCGAAACCAGACTTCCCCGGTATCGCAGCAGGGGTACGCACCCAGCCAGACGAACCGCTGA
- a CDS encoding response regulator transcription factor, with translation MEHHPGTPPETAKGYRALVVDDELPLAEVVASYLEREQFEAVVAGNGVDAIAVARDLDPDVVILDLGLPGIDGLEVCRQLRTFSDAYVVMLTARDTELDTVLGLTVGADDYITKPFSPRELVARVRAMLRRPRVRQSMTTPAEQELAPPRRFGALSINVAAREVLIGDEHILLTRTEFDILEALSGRPGVVLSRRQLLEIVREGPWVGNEHLVDVHIGHLRRKLGDDAANPRYITTVRGVGYRMGTGQ, from the coding sequence ATGGAGCACCATCCGGGCACACCACCGGAGACGGCGAAGGGCTACCGCGCGCTGGTCGTCGACGACGAACTTCCCCTGGCGGAAGTGGTGGCCAGCTATCTGGAACGCGAGCAGTTCGAGGCCGTCGTGGCCGGCAACGGCGTCGACGCTATCGCCGTCGCGCGCGACCTCGATCCCGATGTTGTCATCCTCGACCTCGGTTTGCCCGGCATCGATGGACTCGAAGTCTGCCGGCAGCTACGCACGTTCTCCGACGCCTACGTCGTCATGCTCACCGCCCGTGACACCGAACTCGACACCGTGCTCGGCCTCACTGTCGGCGCCGACGACTACATCACCAAACCCTTCAGCCCGCGCGAGCTGGTCGCCCGCGTCCGGGCCATGCTGCGCCGACCCCGCGTCCGGCAATCAATGACCACACCCGCCGAGCAAGAGTTGGCGCCGCCTCGCCGCTTCGGCGCATTGAGCATCAATGTCGCAGCCCGCGAGGTACTCATTGGCGATGAACACATCCTGTTGACCCGCACAGAATTCGACATTCTCGAAGCACTCTCGGGCCGGCCAGGTGTCGTGCTCAGCCGACGCCAACTGCTCGAGATTGTCCGCGAAGGACCCTGGGTGGGCAACGAGCACCTCGTCGACGTCCACATCGGGCACCTGCGCCGCAAACTCGGCGACGACGCGGCAAACCCGCGCTACATCACCACGGTGAGAGGCGTCGGATACCGCATGGGGACCGGACAATGA
- a CDS encoding heavy metal translocating P-type ATPase produces the protein MTTSPAHADTVELDISGMTCASCAMRIEKTLNKLDGVSATVNYATEKARVSTPPGFDTAVLIAEVEKTGYGAAVPAAKNSASDADEERDDPELTTLRNRLMGSIVLSVPVIVLAMAPALQFTYWQWASLALAAPVIVWAAWPFHKAAVANLRHGAATMDTLISVGTSAAFLWSLYTLFFGTAGVPGMTHAFEFTIAPGDGSANIYLEVAAGVTAFVLAGRYFEKRSKRQAGAAMRALLELGAKDVAVLRNGLETRIPTEGLVVGDEFIVRPGEKIATDGVIVDGTSAVDASMLTGESVPVEVSEGDTVVGATVNAGGRLVVRATRVGSDTQLAQMAKLVEDAQSGKAEVQRLADKISGVFVPIVIGIAVATLAVWLGGGFGISAAFTAAVAVLIIACPCALGLATPTALLVGTGRGAQLGILIKGPEVLESTRKIDTIVLDKTGTVTTGKMTLLGVTPTADTSETVVLRLAGAIEDASEHPIAQAIARGAAQRVGTLPTPESFKNIEGRGVQGIVDGHLVVVGRASLLEDWSITLNTDLIAAKDAAEKAGQTAVVVAWDGAARGVLVVADAVKGTSAEAIGQLKALGLTPVLLTGDNRTVAEQVAQQVGIEQVVAEVLPREKVDVVCRLQAEGKVVAMVGDGVNDAAALAQADLGLAMGTGTDAAIEAADLTLVRGDLRSAADAIRLARRTLSTIKVNLFWAFAYNVAAIPLAALGLLNPMLAGAAMAFSSIFVVSNSLRLRAFRSQADSSADVDPRPTSAPQLV, from the coding sequence ATGACGACCTCGCCCGCGCATGCGGACACTGTCGAACTCGACATCAGCGGCATGACCTGTGCGTCATGCGCCATGCGGATCGAGAAGACGCTCAACAAGCTCGACGGCGTCTCGGCGACGGTGAACTACGCCACCGAGAAGGCCCGCGTCAGTACCCCGCCCGGATTCGACACCGCGGTCCTGATCGCCGAGGTCGAGAAGACCGGTTACGGCGCCGCTGTGCCGGCCGCCAAGAACTCAGCATCGGATGCCGATGAAGAGCGTGACGATCCCGAGCTGACGACCCTGCGCAACCGCCTGATGGGCTCGATCGTGCTGTCGGTGCCGGTGATCGTCCTTGCGATGGCTCCGGCGCTCCAGTTCACCTACTGGCAGTGGGCGTCATTGGCGCTCGCCGCGCCGGTGATCGTGTGGGCCGCATGGCCGTTCCACAAGGCCGCAGTCGCCAACCTCCGGCACGGCGCCGCGACGATGGACACTCTCATCTCCGTGGGCACCTCCGCGGCATTCCTGTGGTCGCTGTATACGCTGTTCTTCGGCACCGCCGGGGTACCCGGCATGACGCACGCGTTCGAGTTCACCATCGCCCCCGGGGACGGGTCCGCCAATATCTATCTGGAGGTCGCTGCCGGCGTCACCGCGTTTGTCCTGGCCGGACGCTACTTCGAGAAACGATCGAAGCGCCAAGCCGGTGCGGCCATGCGGGCACTTCTGGAGTTGGGCGCCAAAGACGTTGCGGTACTGCGCAATGGCCTCGAGACCCGAATTCCGACCGAGGGTCTGGTAGTCGGCGACGAGTTCATAGTGCGGCCGGGCGAGAAGATCGCCACCGACGGCGTCATCGTCGACGGGACTTCTGCGGTCGACGCGTCAATGCTCACCGGTGAATCGGTGCCGGTCGAAGTCAGCGAAGGCGATACCGTGGTCGGCGCAACGGTGAACGCCGGCGGACGCCTGGTAGTGCGTGCCACCCGGGTCGGATCGGACACTCAGCTCGCGCAGATGGCGAAACTGGTCGAGGATGCGCAATCCGGCAAGGCAGAGGTGCAGCGCCTGGCGGACAAGATCTCCGGTGTCTTCGTGCCGATCGTGATCGGTATCGCTGTCGCCACCCTCGCGGTGTGGCTCGGCGGCGGGTTCGGAATCTCGGCCGCGTTCACCGCTGCCGTCGCAGTGTTGATCATCGCCTGCCCCTGTGCACTCGGCTTGGCGACCCCGACCGCACTCTTGGTCGGCACCGGCCGCGGCGCCCAACTCGGCATTCTGATCAAGGGCCCCGAGGTGCTCGAATCGACCCGCAAGATCGACACCATCGTGCTCGACAAGACCGGAACGGTCACCACCGGCAAAATGACCCTGCTCGGCGTCACCCCCACCGCTGACACCAGCGAGACCGTGGTCCTGCGGCTCGCAGGGGCCATCGAGGACGCATCCGAACACCCGATCGCTCAGGCGATCGCCAGAGGCGCAGCACAGCGGGTTGGCACTCTGCCCACCCCAGAGTCCTTCAAGAACATCGAAGGCCGGGGCGTGCAGGGCATCGTCGACGGTCACCTAGTGGTAGTGGGACGAGCGTCATTGCTCGAGGACTGGTCTATCACGCTGAACACAGACCTGATCGCCGCCAAGGATGCTGCCGAGAAGGCCGGCCAGACCGCGGTTGTGGTCGCCTGGGACGGAGCCGCCCGCGGCGTGCTGGTGGTCGCCGACGCTGTCAAGGGCACCAGCGCTGAAGCCATCGGCCAGCTCAAGGCTTTGGGCTTGACCCCGGTGCTGTTGACCGGCGACAACCGAACCGTCGCTGAACAGGTCGCTCAGCAGGTCGGGATCGAGCAGGTCGTCGCCGAAGTCCTGCCACGGGAGAAGGTCGACGTCGTGTGCCGCCTGCAAGCCGAGGGCAAGGTCGTCGCTATGGTCGGCGACGGCGTCAACGACGCCGCCGCACTCGCGCAAGCAGATCTCGGCCTGGCGATGGGCACCGGAACCGACGCTGCAATCGAAGCCGCTGACCTGACCCTGGTGCGCGGCGACCTTCGATCGGCCGCCGACGCGATACGGCTGGCACGTCGGACATTGTCGACGATCAAGGTCAACCTGTTCTGGGCGTTCGCCTACAACGTGGCCGCGATCCCACTGGCCGCGCTCGGGCTACTCAACCCGATGCTCGCCGGTGCCGCGATGGCCTTCTCCAGCATCTTCGTCGTCAGCAACAGCCTACGGCTGCGAGCTTTCCGTTCCCAAGCTGACAGCTCTGCCGATGTCGACCCGCGACCTACGTCGGCGCCGCAGTTGGTATGA
- the crcB gene encoding fluoride efflux transporter CrcB → MPRFDGRELTAIFVGGAVGTLARAGFEELAAPDPGRWPWPTFTVNIVGAFLLGYFTTRLLERLPVSSYRRPLLGTGLCGGLTTFSTMQVETVRMLERGHVALAAGYTAASLAAGLLAVVIATALVRRVRIRG, encoded by the coding sequence ATGCCCCGTTTCGACGGTCGTGAACTGACCGCAATCTTCGTCGGCGGAGCGGTGGGCACGCTGGCCCGGGCGGGGTTCGAGGAACTCGCTGCGCCGGATCCGGGCCGGTGGCCGTGGCCTACGTTCACCGTCAACATCGTCGGGGCGTTCCTGCTCGGCTACTTCACCACCCGGTTGCTCGAACGGCTGCCGGTGTCGAGTTACCGCCGGCCACTGCTCGGGACCGGCCTCTGCGGCGGTCTGACGACGTTCTCGACGATGCAGGTGGAAACCGTACGGATGCTCGAGCGCGGGCACGTCGCGCTGGCGGCCGGCTACACCGCCGCCAGCCTGGCGGCGGGGTTGCTGGCGGTCGTCATCGCCACCGCCCTGGTGCGGCGGGTGCGGATCCGCGGATGA